One Cucurbita pepo subsp. pepo cultivar mu-cu-16 chromosome LG11, ASM280686v2, whole genome shotgun sequence DNA window includes the following coding sequences:
- the LOC111804900 gene encoding alpha-galactosidase-like isoform X1, with protein MKDVFFNSLCFFFFFCSVFQFNRVSSQNGTERAVVPPRGWNSYNSFSWIISEEEYLKNAEVVANRLKSKGYEYVIVDYLWYRRNVPGAYADSLGFDVIDEWGRMVPDPSRWPSSQGGKGFTEVAKKVHDMGLKFGIHVMRGISTQAVNANTPILDISKGSAYEESGRKWFASDIGDKSRTCGWMKNGFMSVNMDLGASKAFLRSLYQQYADWGVDFVKLDCVFGDDLDLPQISFVSDVLKQLDRPILFSLSPGKTATPAMAKDVSGLVNMYRITGDDWDNWNDLVFHFNITRDFSAANMIGTTGLLGKSWPDSDMLPFGWLTDPAANEGPHRTTNLSVDEQRTQMTLWCMAKSPIMYGGDLRNIDDATFSLITNPTLLEINSFSSNNMEFLKVASTKVSNSREKIVKWHSRDMVASVSPVLGLTKCSDSDAAGWVPESLNRGLQKICWKANPKHKYETPFCVYKRGPRLAIYKEAASGHDRGDVCLDATRQRKRSSEEFRRGSFFPCIRHENQKWELYSNGTLGNQQSGECAIVKQNDAEGIESGVRSWIATGRGGEVYVALFNLNNEKTEISVKISDLAEALPGKGLGQASCKYREEWSGKEFGVMSGSTIAAPLQTHASALFTINCS; from the exons ATGAAAGACGTCTTCTTCAACTCTCTctgctttttcttcttcttctgttccGTGTTTCAATTCAATCG GGTGTCCTCACAAAATGGAACAGAACGTGCTGTCGTCCCGCCGAGAGGTTGGAACTCTTATAATTCATTTTCCTGGATTATTTCTGAAGAAGAATACCTAAAGAATGCAGAGGTTGTGGCCAATCGGCTTAAGTCTAAGGGATATGAG TACGTGATTGTGGATTACCTATGGTATAGGAGAAATGTTCCTGGTGCTTACGCTGATTCTCTTGGATTTGATGTGATCGATGAATGGGGGAGGATGGTCCCGGACCCGAGTCGGTGGCCTTCCTCGCAAGGTGGAAAGGGATTCACTGAAGTAGCTAAGAAAGTTCATGATATGGGTTTGAAGTTTGGAATTCATGTCATGAGAGGAATAAGTACACAGGCAGTCAATGCTAATACGCCTATATTGGACATTTCAAAG GGAAGTGCCTATGAAGAATCCGGGAGAAAGTGGTTTGCAAGTGATATAGGGGACAAGTCGAGGACTTGTGGATGGATGAAAAATGGTTTCATGAGTGTGAACATGGATTTAGGAGCTTCAAAAGCCTTCTTAAGGTCCCTTTATCAACAATATGCTGATTGGGGGGTTGATTTTG TGAAACTTGATTGTGTCTTTGGCGATGATTTGGATTTACCTCAAATAAGCTTTGTGTCTGAT GTTCTTAAACAACTTGACCGCCCAATATTGTTTTCTCTGTCCCCCGGAAAAACTGCGACGCCAGCCATGGCCAAGGATGTAAGTGGGCTGGTTAACATGTATAGAATAACAGGTGATGATTGGGATAATTGGAACGACCTCGTTTTCCACTTTAACATCACCCG GGATTTCTCTGCTGCTAATATGATAGGCACCACAGGCTTGCTGGGTAAATCTTGGCCTGATTCAGATATGCTTCCATTTGGGTGGCTTACCGATCCAG CTGCAAATGAAGGCCCACATAGGACAACCAACCTCAGCGTAGATGAACAAAGAACTCAG ATGACTTTATGGTGTATGGCCAAGTCTCCAATTATGTATGGAGGAGATTTGAGGAATATTGACGATGCCACCTTTAGTCTCATCACAAATCCTACGCTTCTGGAGATTAACTCCTTCAGTTCAAATAACATGGAG TTTCTTAAAGTTGCTTCAACAAAGGTTTCGAACAGTAGGGAGAAGATTGTGAAATGGCATTCTAGAGATATGGTGGCATCAGTTTCACCTGTACTGGGGCTCACCAAGTGTTCAGATTCAGACGCAGCTGGTTGGGTTCCTGAAAGTCTGAATCGAGGTCTTCAAAAAATATGTTGGAAGGCAAATCCAAAACACAAATATGAAACACCATTTTGTGTATATAAACGAGGGCCTCGACTTGCAAT ATACAAAGAGGCAGCTAGTGGGCATGATCGAGGGGATGTTTGCCTGGATGCAACTCGGCAAAGGAAGCGTAGTTCTGAAGAGTTCAGGAGGGGGTCATTTTTCCCTTGTATAAGGCATGAGAACCAG AAGTGGGAGTTATACAGTAATGGGACGTTGGGAAACCAGCAATCTGGGGAGTGTGCAATTGTAAAGCAAAACGATG CAGAAGGTATTGAGAGTGGAGTTCGGTCATGGATTGCTACAGGGAGAGGAG GTGAGGTATATGTTGCTCTCTTCAATCTCAACAACGAGAAGACTGAGATATCTGTGAAGATTTCGGACCTTGCGGAGGCACTTCCAGGCAAGGGCTTGGGTCAAGCTTCCTGTAAATACAGAGAGGAATGGAGTGGAAAAGAGTTTGGAGTGATGTCGGGGTCGACCATAGCTGCACCACTTCAAACCCATGCCTCTGCTCTATTTACCATCAACTGCAGCTAG
- the LOC111804900 gene encoding alpha-galactosidase-like isoform X2, with amino-acid sequence MKDVFFNSLCFFFFFCSVFQFNRVSSQNGTERAVVPPRGWNSYNSFSWIISEEEYLKNAEVVANRLKSKGYEYVIVDYLWYRRNVPGAYADSLGFDVIDEWGRMVPDPSRWPSSQGGKGFTEVAKKVHDMGLKFGIHVMRGISTQAVNANTPILDISKGSAYEESGRKWFASDIGDKSRTCGWMKNGFMSVNMDLGASKAFLRSLYQQYADWGVDFVKLDCVFGDDLDLPQISFVSDVLKQLDRPILFSLSPGKTATPAMAKDVSGLVNMYRITGDDWDNWNDLVFHFNITRDFSAANMIGTTGLLGKSWPDSDMLPFGWLTDPAANEGPHRTTNLSVDEQRTQMTLWCMAKSPIMYGGDLRNIDDATFSLITNPTLLEINSFSSNNMEFLKVASTKVSNSREKIVKWHSRDMVASVSPVLGLTKCSDSDAAGWVPESLNRGLQKICWKANPKHKYETPFCVYKRGPRLAIYKEAASGHDRGDVCLDATRQRKRSSEEFRRGSFFPCIRHENQKWELYSNGTLGNQQSGECAIVKQNDEGIESGVRSWIATGRGGEVYVALFNLNNEKTEISVKISDLAEALPGKGLGQASCKYREEWSGKEFGVMSGSTIAAPLQTHASALFTINCS; translated from the exons ATGAAAGACGTCTTCTTCAACTCTCTctgctttttcttcttcttctgttccGTGTTTCAATTCAATCG GGTGTCCTCACAAAATGGAACAGAACGTGCTGTCGTCCCGCCGAGAGGTTGGAACTCTTATAATTCATTTTCCTGGATTATTTCTGAAGAAGAATACCTAAAGAATGCAGAGGTTGTGGCCAATCGGCTTAAGTCTAAGGGATATGAG TACGTGATTGTGGATTACCTATGGTATAGGAGAAATGTTCCTGGTGCTTACGCTGATTCTCTTGGATTTGATGTGATCGATGAATGGGGGAGGATGGTCCCGGACCCGAGTCGGTGGCCTTCCTCGCAAGGTGGAAAGGGATTCACTGAAGTAGCTAAGAAAGTTCATGATATGGGTTTGAAGTTTGGAATTCATGTCATGAGAGGAATAAGTACACAGGCAGTCAATGCTAATACGCCTATATTGGACATTTCAAAG GGAAGTGCCTATGAAGAATCCGGGAGAAAGTGGTTTGCAAGTGATATAGGGGACAAGTCGAGGACTTGTGGATGGATGAAAAATGGTTTCATGAGTGTGAACATGGATTTAGGAGCTTCAAAAGCCTTCTTAAGGTCCCTTTATCAACAATATGCTGATTGGGGGGTTGATTTTG TGAAACTTGATTGTGTCTTTGGCGATGATTTGGATTTACCTCAAATAAGCTTTGTGTCTGAT GTTCTTAAACAACTTGACCGCCCAATATTGTTTTCTCTGTCCCCCGGAAAAACTGCGACGCCAGCCATGGCCAAGGATGTAAGTGGGCTGGTTAACATGTATAGAATAACAGGTGATGATTGGGATAATTGGAACGACCTCGTTTTCCACTTTAACATCACCCG GGATTTCTCTGCTGCTAATATGATAGGCACCACAGGCTTGCTGGGTAAATCTTGGCCTGATTCAGATATGCTTCCATTTGGGTGGCTTACCGATCCAG CTGCAAATGAAGGCCCACATAGGACAACCAACCTCAGCGTAGATGAACAAAGAACTCAG ATGACTTTATGGTGTATGGCCAAGTCTCCAATTATGTATGGAGGAGATTTGAGGAATATTGACGATGCCACCTTTAGTCTCATCACAAATCCTACGCTTCTGGAGATTAACTCCTTCAGTTCAAATAACATGGAG TTTCTTAAAGTTGCTTCAACAAAGGTTTCGAACAGTAGGGAGAAGATTGTGAAATGGCATTCTAGAGATATGGTGGCATCAGTTTCACCTGTACTGGGGCTCACCAAGTGTTCAGATTCAGACGCAGCTGGTTGGGTTCCTGAAAGTCTGAATCGAGGTCTTCAAAAAATATGTTGGAAGGCAAATCCAAAACACAAATATGAAACACCATTTTGTGTATATAAACGAGGGCCTCGACTTGCAAT ATACAAAGAGGCAGCTAGTGGGCATGATCGAGGGGATGTTTGCCTGGATGCAACTCGGCAAAGGAAGCGTAGTTCTGAAGAGTTCAGGAGGGGGTCATTTTTCCCTTGTATAAGGCATGAGAACCAG AAGTGGGAGTTATACAGTAATGGGACGTTGGGAAACCAGCAATCTGGGGAGTGTGCAATTGTAAAGCAAAACGATG AAGGTATTGAGAGTGGAGTTCGGTCATGGATTGCTACAGGGAGAGGAG GTGAGGTATATGTTGCTCTCTTCAATCTCAACAACGAGAAGACTGAGATATCTGTGAAGATTTCGGACCTTGCGGAGGCACTTCCAGGCAAGGGCTTGGGTCAAGCTTCCTGTAAATACAGAGAGGAATGGAGTGGAAAAGAGTTTGGAGTGATGTCGGGGTCGACCATAGCTGCACCACTTCAAACCCATGCCTCTGCTCTATTTACCATCAACTGCAGCTAG